AGGGAAGAAGCATGGATTGTGTAGTATTTGGAAATACCATATGGTACCATATTTATTTATTGTGAATTATCATAGTACAATGGCAGTATAatgcattaaataaataaatccccCAAGGTCAAAAGAGGTTGGTTGGCGTTATATTGATGAATTTATATACCAGTATGGAAATGTTTTGATAAAGTCAGAGGCAGGCTACTTGTTGGTCTTAGTTTTCTGTAAAGAAAAAGGGAAATAGTTGCTGTGAAAAAAGGGGTAATACTTTCTGTTTTAATAGTACCGTTTTTTGCTCATGTTTGGGTTCCTTGTGTTGCCAACCTGAAATGTGGGAGAAAGTGAGGTATATGGTAGCCACATTTGAGGCATTTTGTAATCATTTACACTATTTATAGTCAATGGGTGTTCCGCTTGTTTCGGCACTCTGAGGAAGCCACTTGCTCTAGTAGTGGTTGCTTCACGCAGTCTCTCTCTACAGTGGCTCTAGCGCTAGCCTGCCTAGTCAGTGAATCATTTGAATGAGTGAGACAACTGAAAACTGAAGAGAGAAGTAAATATTTTAAACGTTATCATCAGAGTGAGCGAGTTATAAAACATAGGATATGAAACACCAAGATAAGCGGAGTGTTATGATATAATTGTTATTTTTTTGATGAGGTTTTGATAGTTTAATTAATTTATAAAAGTCTGTTAGCATAGAGCTAACGTCGGCTAAAGTTAGCTCCAGTCAAGCTAGCCTGTCGTAGTAATGGCGACAGGACCAACGAACAGTCACACAGAGTAGAAACAAAGGGAAACATTCTAACTTGCTGTTTTTAGGGATATGTTGAGAATTACATTATTAAAATGTATCTATGAGATAAAATGGTAATTTATACCTTTTTACAAATAGTGTTTTAGTACGTTGGATATTTGGAATTGTATAAGACTAGCCAAGTCAGTTCAACGAGAGAGAGCCAACTGAAAACTGTATTGAAGAGAGAAGCACCAGATAAACTATTTTAAATCTTTAAGGTTTCAgactcaattaacaggtgtgccttgttaaaacttaatttgtggaatttctttccttcttaatgcgtttgagccaatcagttgtgttgtgacaaggtaggggtgatatacagaatatatccctatttggtaaaataccaagtccatattatggtaagaacgaccatccatcattactttaagacatgaaggtcagtcaatgcggaaaatttcaagaacttttgaaagtttcttcaagtgcagtcgcaaaaaccaacaagagctatgatgaaactggctctcatgaggaccgccacaggaaaggaagacccagagttaaacAGTAATACTTTGGACAACACAACAGAGATGTCTAACAATGTCCCTAGTTGTCATTTCAAGTGTATTATGAGTATGTACATAATATGAGTGCATTGCTatcctgatcccagatctgtttgtggtcTGGCCAATGACAACTACATTGCTGTCATTGCCAAGTCAACTCTGTGTCACCCATTGTCATGTTTGGCTTGACACAAATGAGTGACAGGAGTTGTCATgaggcacaaacagactggcactcagacTAGTGCATTGAGTATCCTTCATTAGAGGACCATTTCATTTCAGACACTCTCTGCTGTGTCACACAGCTCTCTGTACTGAGGTGGTTGAGAGGTGAAGATCACAGGTGGCACATCAAACTTTCTTCTCATCTGGCAGAGTATTGTGATGGCCAGGGCAACTCCAATATCCTGAggaccagacacacagtaacGGTTCAGTCAGGATGGAGGAGCAGGTGACCAGGTGCTGAGTGTGATAGATAATGGTTAAATCAAATAGGCCTACACTCGAGAGGTACGGTAAACATCACTATGGTAACAGCGTTGGGGTGTGATAGAGAGGTACGGTAAACATCACTATGGTAACAGCGTTGGGGTGTGATAGAGAGGTACGGTAAACATCACTATGGTAACAGCGTTGGGGTGTGATAGAGAGGTACGGTAAACATCACTATGGTAACAGCGTTGGGGTGTGATAGAGAGGTACGGTAAACATCACTATGGTAACAGCGTTGGGGTGTGATAGAGAGGTACGGTAAACATCACTATGGTAACAGCGTTGGGGTGTGATAGAGAGGTACGGTAAACATCACTATGGTAACAGCGTTGGGGTGTGATAGAGAGGTACGGTAAACATCACTATGGTAACAGCGTTGGGGTGTGATAGAGAGGTACGGTAAACATCACTATGGTAACAGCGTTGGGGTGTGATAGAGAGGTACGGTAAACATCACTATGGTAACAGCGTTGGGGTGTGATAGAGAGGTACGGTAAACATCACTATGGTAACAGCGTTGGGGTGTGATAGAGAGGTACGGTAAACATCACTATGGTACAGCGTTGGGGTCGATTCATCCATCCTTCAGTTAGCATCCTGACTTTCAGATGTTTTAATTGTTCTTGTTAACTTGTATGTACTGTGTACTGCAATTCAGCTTTTAGCTGCCACATACGGCCTGCGTGTAATAAATATAAGAAACAAATACTACTAAAGCTTTCAATTCAGGTAGTCAATTGAAATTCACTTCCTGACTTGAAAAGTACACATGAAAAACTACGGACAATTTTCAATTTGGGAATTGAATttcaattgatttgattgaaaaAACTGAATGGACCCCAACTCTGAAATGGTTAAATAGTACAGACATAGATATGAAATACATACCCATAATGCGTTAAGTGCTACTAATGTTCCTATCATCAGGCTGATTGCATAGCCCATGAAGGAGATGAAGATGGGAAGACATGGCTAGAAATGAAAAATTAAGAGTTTGTCATTTTGTGTGAAAAACAAGAGTTTTACATGTCCGTATTATATCAGAACTTGAACAAAGATCAGTTTATTGTATCAATGAGTCCTGCACAAGTCATCTCTGTGGACCCAACTAGAATTATGACACAGTATCAATGAGTCCTGTACAAGTCATCTCTGTGGACCCAACTAGAATTATGACACAGTATCAATGAGTCCTGTACAAGTCatctttttttctattttttttctaccatgttattgacttgtttattgtttactccatgtgtaactctgtgttgtctgttcacactgctatgctttatcttggccaggtcgcagttgcaaatgagaacttgttctcaactagcctacctggttaaataaaggtgaaataaaaaaattaaaaaaattaaaaatctcTGTGGACCCAACTAGAATTATGACATTCTGGTTGATACACAGCTGCCAGCAAAACATTTTGAGCAAAATTACGAGCAAAAcagtttagttgctccctcttgACAGCAGAGAATTTTTTATTTtgtgtaattctacacattttaacatggggtgtagagaaaatgttgccgttttaaagcaagtttgctgcaattctacacattttgccatagggtggtgAGAAATGtatgcagtttttaatatgacatgagagtgagactgactaacaacATCAATGGGGACCACATGGTCAGTAATTCGACCACGATAACAGGTTTAGATAACTGTCCGCAAAACTAATTTAGCAATCTAAAAGATATtatctgacatgggctaattgatgTTTTACCTCTTTATATACCAGCATGTGTTCATCCATTAGAGCCTTGTGGTCATCATCCTCAGACATATGACTGTTGGGATAGTGAATAACAGATCTTGTATTGTTACCAGGAGCAACCTGAAATAGAATGTGACATGGTTTAAAACAGAGCTTTACTTTACCTGTATGATGTCTTATTGGGCTGCAGCACGGCATCCATGATAATTGTCTGGTCCAAATGTGTTCTATCCTTTTTGTTGGTCTTTTAGAGTATTGTCATGTACATCTTCCTCAGTTTATTTATGGTTGTCTTATTACTGTCTTTATCGTATGTTttagaaataaataataaaatcaaTTGCTCTTACCGAAAGACAACAGATTAACACATTCATATTTGTGTGATAACATATTTAACACAGACTGACACATTGAAACCTATCCTCCTCAGCATACACATAACAACACCAGCAACAAGATAACTTATTCAACAGAGCAGACTCACACATTTAAAGTCTGTTGAGTCctcatcagaacagagacaggagagggggatGTCTGTGCCCCAGTCTTGGTAGCCTTGTACGAGCCCACAGCATTTGAACTGAAAGTGAAGGAAAGAGAACAACAGCACAACAGACATTTAAAAACACGATTTACCAGGTATAGTTAAGGCCTAGTCCAGGAAGAACCCTCCATGGAGAAATCTCCAATGAAAGTGCTTTTAGTCCAGGCCTTGGTTTACATAAGGAAAACTGGCCCTAAAGACACACATACATTGAATTGGCACTCTGGGACATTGAATTGGCACCCTGGGACATTGAATTGGCACCCTGGGACATTGAATTGGCACCCTGGGACTGTGAATTGGCACCCTGGGACTGTGAATTGGCACCCTGGGACATTGAATTGGCACCCTGGGACATTGAATTGGCACCCTGGGACTGTGAATTGGCACCCTGGGACTGTGAATTGGCACCCTGGGACATTGAATTGGCACCCTGGGACATTGAATTGGCACCCTGGGACTGTGAATTGGCACCCTGGGACTGTGAATTGGCACCCTGGGACATTGAATTGGCACCCTGGGAGATTGAATTGGCACCCTGGGACATTGAATTGGCACCCTGGGACATTGAATTGGCACCCTGGGACATTGAATTGGCACTGGGACTGTGAATTGGCACCCTGGGACATTGAATTGGCACCCTGGGACATTGAATTGGCACCCTGGGACTGTGAATTGGCACCCTGGGACTGTGAATTGGCACCCTGGGACTGTGAATTGGCACCCTGGGACATTGAATTGGCACCCTGGGAGATTGAATTGGCACCCTGGGACATTGAATTGGCACCCTGGGACTGTGAATTGGAACCCTGGGACTGTGAATTGGCACCCTGGGACTTTGAATTGGCACCCTGGGACATTGAATTGGCACCCTGGGACATTGAATTGGCACCCTGGGACTTTGAATTGGCACCCTAAAACTTTGAATCGGCACCCTAAAACTTTGAATCGGCACAAGCAGAGACCATAAGAAGCATTAAATGAAGGTGACTTACGTTAGTCTGCATGTTGTATAGCTCTTCTAAATCAGTTTGATTCGCTCCACTCAGAGGCATCATAGCTAGATGTTCCTCTCTGGTTAACTCCTCCAGCTTGAAATGAATCAAGTTAACATTGAGTGTTATAGTCACAGCTGAAACCTATAATCAGCTCTGAATTTGAAATGGACAGATGCAGTACATTGAATTAGCAAGAATCAGATGCATTGCACCATCATACAATAacttctcaaatatatttttaccaGAACATCAAACAAACATTGCCTCAAGGTTgaattatagtcacagccgtgtatatcccccccaagcagatacctcgaaGACCCTGAAAGAACtacaggtcgaccgattatgatttttcaacgccgataccgattattggaggacccaaaaaagccgataccgattaatcggacgaatattatatatatatttgtaataatgacatttacaacaatactgaatgaacatttttattttaacttaatataatacataaataaaatctatttagtctcaaataaataatgaaacatgttcaatttggtttaaataatgcaaaaacacagtgttggagaagaaagtaaaagtgaaatatgtgcgatgtaagaaagctaacgtttaagttccttgctcagaacatgagaacatatgaaaggtggtggttccttttaacatgagtctttaatattcccaggtaagaagttttaggttgtagttattataggaattataggactatttctctctataacatttgtatttcatatacctttgactattggatgttctaataggtactttagtattgccagcctaatctcgggagttggtaggcttgaagtcataaacagcgcaatgcttgaagcacagcgaagagctgctggcaaacgcaggaaagtgctatttgaatgaatgcttacgagtctgctgctgcctaccaccgctcagtcagactgctctatcaaatatcaaatcatagacttaattataatataataaacacacagaaatacgagccttaggtcattaatatggtcaaatccggaaactataatttcgaaaacaaaacgtttattctttcagtgaaatacggaaccgttccgtattttatctaacgggtggcatacctaagtctaaatattgctgttacattgcacaaccttcaatgttatgtcataattatgtaaaattctggcaaattaattacggtctttgttagtaacaaatggtcttcacacagttcacaacaagccaggcagcccaaactgatgcatataccctgactctgcttgcacagaacgcaagagaagtgacacaatttccctaattaaaATACATTCATGTTAGCAGGAAATATTAACTAATTAACTAATTatgcatgtttaaaaaaatatacttgcgtattgattttaagaaaggcattgatgtttatggttaggtacattggtgcaacgacagtgcttttttcacgaatgcgtttcttaaatcatcacccgtttggcgaagtaggctgtgattcgatgagaaattaacacgCACCGACCGCATTGGttttatgcaacgcaggacaagctagataaactagtaatatcatcaaccatgtgtagttaactagtgattatgttaagattgattggtttttataagataagtttaatgctagttagcaacttaccttggctccttgctgcactcgcgtaacaagtggtcagcctgccacgcaatctcctcgtggactgcaatgtaatcggccataatcggcgtccaaaaatggcgattaccgattgttatgaaaacttgaaattggccctaatgATCGGCTAAGCCGATTAATTGGTTGACCTCTAGAAAGAACTTCacttggactctatgtaaactggaaaccatatatcctgaggctgtatttattgtagctggggattttaacaaagctaatctaagaacaaggcttcctaaattctatcagcatatcgaatgcgtgaCATGAGCTGGTAGCATTCTGGACTATTGCTACTCTAATTTCTGCGATGCATGCaaagccctcccctgccctcccttcagcaaatctgatcatgactccattttgttgctcccagcctatagacagaaactaaaacaggaaacgcccgtgctcaggtctatccaatgctggtctgaccaatcggattccatgcTTCAAAATTGCTTCGAttacgtggactgggatatgttccgggtagcctcagacaacaacattgatgtatacgctgactcggggAGCAAGTTTCttagaaagtgcatcggtgatgttgtacccaatgtgactattaaaacctttcctaaccagaaaccgtggatagatggcagcatttgcgcaaaactgaaacaGTGAACCAGCAATTTTAATCATGACAtggtgactggaaacatgactgaatacaaacagcGTAGCTATTCCCtcagcaaggcaatcaaacaagcaaagcgtcagtatagagacaaagtagagtcgcaattcaatggctcaaacatgagacgtatgtggcagggtctacagacaatcatggattacaaaaagaaaaccagccctgtcgcggacatcgatgtcttgctcccagacaaattaaacaacttctttgctcgctttgaggacattacagtgccactgacacagcctgcgaccaaagactgtgggctctccttcatcacagccaacgtgagtaaaacattataACGTATTAACCCtagcaaggctgcaggcccagccgcccccaggtggtgagggtaggaaacaaccatctccaccccgctgatcctcaatactgggaccacacaagggtgcgttctcagcactctcatgtactccctgttcacccatgactgcgtggccatgcacgcctccaactcaatcatcaagtttgcagacgacacctgagtggtaggcttgattaccaacaacgacgaaacagcctacagggaggaggtgagggccctcggagtgtggtgtcaggaaataacctctcactcaacgtcaacaaaacaaaggagatgattgtggacttcaggaaacagcagagggagcacccccctatccacatcgatggaacAGTAGTGGCGAagttggaaagttttaagttcctcggcttacacatcacggacaaactgaaatggtccacccacacagacagcgtggtgaagaaggcacagcagcgcctcttcaacctcaggaggctgaagaaatttggcttgtcacctaaaacactcacaaacttttacagatgcacaatcgagagcatcctgtcgggctgtatcaccgcctggtacggcaactgctccgcccacaaccgtaaggctctccaaagagtagtgaggtctgcacaacgcatcaccgggggcaaactacctgccctccaggacacctacaccacccgatgtcacaggaaagccaaaaggttaatcaaggacaacaatcacccgagccactgcctgttcaccccgctatcatccagaaggcgaggccagtacaggtgcatcaaagctgggaccgagagactgaaaaacagcttctatctcaaggccatcagactgtcaaacagccatcactaacatagagaggctgctgccaacatacagactcaatctttagccactttaataattaataattggatgtaataactgtatcactagtcacttaaacaatgccactttatataatgtttacatatcttagattactcatcttatatgtatatactgtactctataccatctactgcatcttgtctatgccgttcagccatcgctcatccatatatttatatgtacatattcttaatcattcctttacacttgtgtgtataaggtagttgttgtgaaattgttagattacttgttagatattactgcacggtcggaactagaagcacaagtatttcgctacactcgcattaacatctgctaaccatgtgtatgcgaccaataaaatttaatttgatttgctTTGTTAGAAAGTTAAgatatatacaggtaactgccaaagctAATGGAAACTCTGGAGTAAATGAGGGACATggagtatattgaaagcaggtgcttccacacaggtgtggtttctgagttaattaagcaattcatatcccatcatgcttaggacCATGCGCAGTATGAAAATAATTCTGGCTAACATGGcaatgcccccataggatgataTGCCCCCATCCAAAAGGCATGAGTTGTCaatgaatggtttgatgagcataaaAACGATCGacgtaaaccatatgccatggctgtctcagtcaccagatctcaaactaattgaacacctatgtgagattcTGAAgcagcgcctgagacagcgttttccatcaCAATCAACAAAACACGAAATTATGGAATTTGTCGTGAAAGAATGGtctcgcatccctccaatagagttccagacacttgtagaatctatgacaaggtgcattaaagctgttctggctcgtggtgtcccaacgccctattaaaccACTTTATGTTGGcgttttcctttattttgacagttacctgtgtgtatatatttatatatatagacTACTGTACCTCGTGTTTGCTTTGATATCCATTCACGCACTCCACAAACAGGTATAGGCTGGCCAGTGACATACCTACAGAAAACTACACACACATATAGGAGTTGTCAAGCAAAATCAATACTAAAGGTTCAATCAAACCAAAATCACTTCAAACCAGATCACACTTTCTGGGAAACATGTCATGGGTAAAGTGTTGACTGGTTTCAGTTGAGTTGTATGGCATGCCCTTACCTGTCAGAAAGGGACAGTTTGCAGTAGGGGAGATGTCAAGTCGGTAGCcagatcccagatctgtttgtgctgtctaacCAACTCCTAGGATGATTatccaagacaaaaccaacagatctgggatcaggctaacaCTTTGAGACAGGTCTTGGCAAGCTTACCAGAACCACAGTCCATTTCTTCTCCTTGCGTGCGCCATAGACCCCCAAGATTGACAGGACAAGGGTTGCTGCTTCTATGACATACAGAATTGCTATCCCTGGCAGAATCTCTATCTGTGAGTAGGAAGACAAGCCAGACTAATGATATGGCAACTGTGGGTTTATAATCATAATATTACAATGATGCTGATGGActctagcctggtctcagatctgtttatGCTGTATAGCCAACTTCTATGGTTGTTGTCATACCAAACACTGTAGGACTTtgaaagacagcacaaacagatctgggaccaggttagaaggACACAGCATTAATATAATGAAATCGATATGATATAATTAGTAAATGTAATAGGAGCTATAAAAATAACAATTACTTCTTCTGATTGGTGGAAGTACCCATGTCCAAATAATGTGATGGCCAGCAGGAGGGTGCTGATGATCTGAAGAGAACACAACACGTGATACAATCATTACAATGTACAGGCTATTATCCTGAGAGTTCTACTGATACTGCACAGTACAGGTTGATACAGTCATTTGTTTCAGAGGAGAGTTGAGGGATCCATTTCTTCATAACTTCTGTAATACACTTCACCAACACCATCTACAAATGGTTTGTAAGCAGACAGTAAATTGTATTTACATATCTTATACCTCGTGTAAATAGACTAAGAAATTATAAATGAATAAGACATTAATAGCTGAAATATTTACTTAGTC
This is a stretch of genomic DNA from Salvelinus alpinus chromosome 11, SLU_Salpinus.1, whole genome shotgun sequence. It encodes these proteins:
- the LOC139533682 gene encoding tetraspanin-8-like, which encodes MGRIHICVKRAFIFVCVLIGIISTLLLAITLFGHGYFHQSEEIEILPGIAILYVIEAATLVLSILGVYGARKEKKWTVVLFSVGMSLASLYLFVECVNGYQSKHELEELTREEHLAMMPLSGANQTDLEELYNMQTNFKCCGLVQGYQDWGTDIPLSCLCSDEDSTDFKCVAPGNNTRSVIHYPNSHMSEDDDHKALMDEHMLVYKEPCLPIFISFMGYAISLMIGTLVALNALWDIGVALAITILCQMRRKFDVPPVIFTSQPPQYRELCDTAESV